In Bombus fervidus isolate BK054 chromosome 13, iyBomFerv1, whole genome shotgun sequence, a single genomic region encodes these proteins:
- the LOC139993564 gene encoding TWiK family of potassium channels protein 18 isoform X1: MQSTGDYYQRAPRCCPGRNANANADALRINASVRGAELLCCCCSCSTATSTKTPGLLASLGVCVLVLGYTLLGAFAFMALEGGLKSDSANDLLVPGSKTEGGSYVVPSIEDDTAAMELRARTVERLWSITEDLNVLYKENWTRLAAREVFEFQENLARGLRRTSSQYEPMGSSSRSRDHSMDRRPHRKWTFSGSLLYSLTLITTIGYGSVAPRTVWGRLITIVYALAGIPLMLVYLSTVGDVLSRSFRRLYGRLCRPRNCTRKQQPPPPPPPVGGMMSKTYRYDNHVDSKSGNYYSASRESSCDDLGTRGTSSAILLDCGSEGLLHATTSSTAALQDVTSGNSKRHFHPCSLSLSTNSSPGYIVETNPVRIPISLCLVIMLIYICGGAVMFNRLEGWSLLEGGYFCFTSLGTIGFGDLMPVGRNAASATLEELSLCACSLYILAGMGLIAMCFNLVQEEVVRVVRVFGRTCGMSSGVVVGPIGGTGIPDAGIRRGTARSFRARNYFTRPRFKFPERFEPGDETYYFYIL, encoded by the exons ATGCAGAGCACAGGTGACTACTATCAGAGGGCGCCGAGATGCTGTCCAGGAAGGAACGCGAACGCAAACGCGGACGCGTTGAGGATCAACGCTTCTGTCCGGGGAGCGGAGTTGCTGTGCTGTTGTTGTAGCTGCAGTACGGCAACATCTACCAAGACACCGGGATTATTGGCCAGTCTGGGTGTCTGCGTGCTCGTGCTGGGTTACACGTTGTTGGGCGCGTTCGCTTTCATGGCGCTGGAAGGTGGCCTCAAGTCG GATTCAGCGAACGACCTGCTCGTTCCCGGTTCCAAGACCGAAGGAGGATCGTACGTGGTGCCCAGTATCGAGGATGACACTGCGGCCATGGAACTAAGAGCGCGCACCGTTGAAAGGCTCTGGAGTATCACAGAGGACTTGAACGTGTTGTACAAGGAAAACTGGACACGATTAGCAGCCAGGGAAGTGTTCGAGTTTCAGGAGAACTTGGCACGAGGTCTCAGGAGAACTTCCTCGCAGTACGAGCCGATGGGATCATCCTCTCGATCCAGGGACCATTCCATGGACAGAAGACCACATAGAAAATGGACCTTTAGTGGCAGTTTACTGTATTCCCTGACGCTGATCACTACTATTG GATACGGTAGCGTGGCGCCTCGCACAGTCTGGGGTCGTTTAATCACAATAGTGTACGCTCTGGCTGGAATTCCCTTAATGCTGGTCTATTTAAGCACGGTGGGCGATGTTCTCTCAAGGAGCTTCCGTCGTTTGTATGGCAGATTGTGCAGGCCTCGAAATTGCACCAGAAAGCAACAAccgccgccaccgccaccTCCTGTAGGTGGCATGATGAGCAAAACCTACAGATATGATAACCATGTCGACTCGAAATCTGGAAATTACTATTCAGCTAGCAGAGAAAGCTCCTGCGACGATCTAGGAACCAGAGGCACCAGCAGTGCCATCTTGTTGGACTGTGGAAGCGAGGGACTGCTTCATGCTACCACCAGCTCCACCGCAGCGCTTCAG GACGTAACATCTGGAAACAGTAAACGCCATTTTCACCCGTGCTCGCTGTCCCTGTCGACGAACTCGTCGCCAGGTTACATAGTGGAAACGAATCCCGTGAGGATACCGATCAGTCTTTGTCTAGTAATCATGCTGATCTACATATGCGGTGGCGCAGTGATGTTCAATCGTCTGGAGGGTTGGAGTCTCTTGGAAGGTGGCTACTTCTGCTTCACCAGCCTCGGAACGATCGGTTTCGGCGACCTGATGCCCGTTGGACGAAATGCCGCGTCCGCCACCCTGGAGGAACTCAGCCTGTGCGCCTGCTCGCTCTACATACTCGCCGGGATGGGCCTGATCGCCATGTGCTTCAACCTCGTCCAGGAGGAGGTGGTACGCGTGGTCAGGGTCTTCGGTAGAACCTGCGGCATGTCGTCGGGGGTGGTGGTCGGACCTATCGGTGGTACAGGTATCCCTGATGCAGGCATTCGACGGGGAACCGCTAGATCGTTCCGGGCGAGAAACTATTTTACCCGGCCACGCTTTAAATTTCCTGAACGCTTTGAGCCTGGCGACGAAACATACTATTTCTATATACTGTAA
- the LOC139993564 gene encoding TWiK family of potassium channels protein 18 isoform X2: MQSTGDYYQRAPRCCPGRNANANADALRINASVRGAELLCCCCSCSTATSTKTPGLLASLGVCVLVLGYTLLGAFAFMALEGGLKSDSANDLLVPGSKTEGGSYVVPSIEDDTAAMELRARTVERLWSITEDLNVLYKENWTRLAAREVFEFQENLARGLRRTSSQYEPMGSSSRSRDHSMDRRPHRKWTFSGSLLYSLTLITTIGYGSVAPRTVWGRLITIVYALAGIPLMLVYLSTVGDVLSRSFRRLYGRLCRPRNCTRKQQPPPPPPPVGGMMSKTYRYDNHVDSKSGNYYSASRESSCDDLGTRGTSSAILLDCGSEGLLHATTSSTAALQDVTSGNSKRHFHPCSLSLSTNSSPGYIVETNPVRIPISLCLVIMLIYICGGAVMFNRLEGWSLLEGGYFCFTSLGTIGFGDLMPVGRNAASATLEELSLCACSLYILAGMGLIAMCFNLVQEEVVRVVRVFGRTCGMSSGVVVGPIGGTGAGPGLKADLDDGGGTSDSRLSEQEEEAIAMSMVPTS; this comes from the exons ATGCAGAGCACAGGTGACTACTATCAGAGGGCGCCGAGATGCTGTCCAGGAAGGAACGCGAACGCAAACGCGGACGCGTTGAGGATCAACGCTTCTGTCCGGGGAGCGGAGTTGCTGTGCTGTTGTTGTAGCTGCAGTACGGCAACATCTACCAAGACACCGGGATTATTGGCCAGTCTGGGTGTCTGCGTGCTCGTGCTGGGTTACACGTTGTTGGGCGCGTTCGCTTTCATGGCGCTGGAAGGTGGCCTCAAGTCG GATTCAGCGAACGACCTGCTCGTTCCCGGTTCCAAGACCGAAGGAGGATCGTACGTGGTGCCCAGTATCGAGGATGACACTGCGGCCATGGAACTAAGAGCGCGCACCGTTGAAAGGCTCTGGAGTATCACAGAGGACTTGAACGTGTTGTACAAGGAAAACTGGACACGATTAGCAGCCAGGGAAGTGTTCGAGTTTCAGGAGAACTTGGCACGAGGTCTCAGGAGAACTTCCTCGCAGTACGAGCCGATGGGATCATCCTCTCGATCCAGGGACCATTCCATGGACAGAAGACCACATAGAAAATGGACCTTTAGTGGCAGTTTACTGTATTCCCTGACGCTGATCACTACTATTG GATACGGTAGCGTGGCGCCTCGCACAGTCTGGGGTCGTTTAATCACAATAGTGTACGCTCTGGCTGGAATTCCCTTAATGCTGGTCTATTTAAGCACGGTGGGCGATGTTCTCTCAAGGAGCTTCCGTCGTTTGTATGGCAGATTGTGCAGGCCTCGAAATTGCACCAGAAAGCAACAAccgccgccaccgccaccTCCTGTAGGTGGCATGATGAGCAAAACCTACAGATATGATAACCATGTCGACTCGAAATCTGGAAATTACTATTCAGCTAGCAGAGAAAGCTCCTGCGACGATCTAGGAACCAGAGGCACCAGCAGTGCCATCTTGTTGGACTGTGGAAGCGAGGGACTGCTTCATGCTACCACCAGCTCCACCGCAGCGCTTCAG GACGTAACATCTGGAAACAGTAAACGCCATTTTCACCCGTGCTCGCTGTCCCTGTCGACGAACTCGTCGCCAGGTTACATAGTGGAAACGAATCCCGTGAGGATACCGATCAGTCTTTGTCTAGTAATCATGCTGATCTACATATGCGGTGGCGCAGTGATGTTCAATCGTCTGGAGGGTTGGAGTCTCTTGGAAGGTGGCTACTTCTGCTTCACCAGCCTCGGAACGATCGGTTTCGGCGACCTGATGCCCGTTGGACGAAATGCCGCGTCCGCCACCCTGGAGGAACTCAGCCTGTGCGCCTGCTCGCTCTACATACTCGCCGGGATGGGCCTGATCGCCATGTGCTTCAACCTCGTCCAGGAGGAGGTGGTACGCGTGGTCAGGGTCTTCGGTAGAACCTGCGGCATGTCGTCGGGGGTGGTGGTCGGACCTATCGGTGGTACAG GTGCCGGTCCTGGGCTCAAGGCCGACCTGGACGACGGAGGAGGCACCAGTGACTCGCGATTGTCcgaacaagaagaagaagcgatCGCCATGTCCATGGTGCCAACCTCCTGA
- the LOC139993574 gene encoding uncharacterized protein: QHQARSPGDGKLLAHTSNTAIKPSPGHHSLPRKKTPSESRNSSTQQFQRAQSLRRSCLSPTQYHHQHHQHRQQESSLHFEYFVPRSVSEFNLAAAAVTDMAVPPPPPSSVLRPSSALTPPIGSASNSASSNQPRLLECSGTATRSREKMVTFEDEGVNCATSTPTRKNISGLENVFM; encoded by the coding sequence CAGCATCAGGCCAGGAGTCCCGGGGATGGGAAACTCCTGGCCCACACGTCCAACACTGCCATAAAACCATCGCCTGGTCATCATTCTCTACCACGAAAAAAAACGCCGTCTGAATCCAGAAACTCGTCGACTCAACAATTTCAACGCGCCCAATCTCTGAGACGCAGTTGTTTGTCTCCAACGCAATATCATCATCAGCATCATCAACATCGTCAGCAGGAGAGTTCTCTACATTTTGAGTACTTCGTGCCTAGAAGCGTGAGCGAGTTCAACCTGGCAGCAGCGGCGGTCACGGACATGGCTGTACCACCACCGCCTCCTTCATCGGTGTTACGGCCCTCCTCGGCTCTAACACCGCCGATAGGTTCCGCATCGAATTCAGCGTCGTCGAATCAGCCCAGGTTATTAGAATGTTCCGGAACCGCGACCAGGAGTCGCGAGAAAATGGTCACCTTCGAAGACGAGGGCGTGAACTGTGCCACCTCCACGCCCACCAGGAAGAATATTTCCGGGCTGGAGAACGTTTTCATGTGA
- the LOC139993573 gene encoding uncharacterized protein, translating into MSCDLLPEWLNLFLDDVETTLCLPILIIMVLCTVQFIINHAMDIGFTFYQNVMQKSDEDAGEAGKEKGEDLMSKIRGFLCDISCGFNNSDSKPDDYPAASLFRSNSQEEEWDYCEEDDEDK; encoded by the exons ATGAGCTGCGATTTGCTACCAGAATGGCTGAATCTTTTCTTGGACGACGTAGAAACTACTTTATGTTTACCGATATTGATCATCATGGTTCTTTGTACCgttcaatttataattaatcacGCTATGGACATTGGATTCACCTTTTATCAAAATGTAATGCAAAAATCGGATGAAGACGCAGGGGAAGCTGGAAAAGAAAAGGGCGAAGATTTAATGAGCAAGATCAGAG GGTTTTTATGTGATATTTCTTGCGGCTTTAATAATTCTGATTCGAAACCGGATGATTATCCAGCAGCATCGTTGTTTAGGTCAAACTCACAAGAAGAGGAATGGGATTattgcgaggaagacgacgaagaTAAGTGA
- the Mrpl23 gene encoding mitochondrial ribosomal protein L23 encodes MSTRWYPLYQQGNPQLRIFLPNFWLKLIKPEHNQPKNVVEFHCSMEMTRLDVKNYLEKIYNIHPVHVRTRIALGKTYIPTGYKFVAKEDDMKIAYVTLPKTETFTFPDIVPKEAEDKNEKAMEEIEQNFKNFTVKNKIPGFPSWFVM; translated from the exons ATGTCTACTCGTTG GTACCCCTTGTACCAACAAGGTAATCCACAACTTAGAATATTTCTTCCAAACTTTTGGTTGAAGCTTATAAAACCAGAACATAACCAACCAAAAAATGTAGTAGAGTTTCACTGTTCCATGGAGATGACAAGATTAGACGTGaagaattatttagaaaaaatttataacatacaTCCTGTGCATGTGCGTACTAGGATTGCTCTTGGAAAAACTTATATACCTACAGGTTATAAATTTGTTGCTAAAGAGGATGACATGAAAATAGCTTACGTTACTCTA CCTAAGACCGAAACATTTACATTTCCGGATATAGTTCCTAAAGAAGcagaagataaaaatgaaaaagcaaTGGAAGAAATAGAACAGAACTTTAAGAACTTTACAGTAAAGAACAAAATACCTGGTTTTCCCAGTTGGTTCGTGATGTAA
- the LOC141445872 gene encoding uncharacterized protein CG13380-like: MNVNLNYNNYERRVARGRGIARSNLPANRCLCHRPYTIVLCNVCGYWTKGRVRYFCPIHPQVVFLFDIPQCPQCKSYGFMLSEY, from the exons ATGAACGTCAATttgaattacaataattatgaAAGAAGAGTGGCCAGAGGAAGAGGGATAGCTCGAAGTAATTTACCTGCGAATAGGTGCCTGTGCCATAGACCATACACTATCGTGCTATGTAATGTTTGTGGTTACTGGACAAAGGGCAGAGTACGTTACTTCTGTCCAATTCATCCACAG GTAGTTTTTTTGTTTGATATTCCACAATGTCCCCAATGTAAATCTTATGGTTTTATGTTGAGCGAATATTGA
- the Ttll1b gene encoding tubulin tyrosine ligase-like 1B isoform X1 gives MSPRFDVIFHAFTCLRNFGKNHSNTLRKVLNIYRVSASGTDKTKVTFCTDVDKSVIVHNFEKRGWVQVGPEDDWNFYWAATQSCRNIFSVETGYRMDDKQIINHFPNHYELTRKDLLVKNIKRYRKELEREGNPLAERGDGPGKYLYLDFIPITFVLPADYNMFVEEYRKSPQSTWIMKPCGKSQGAGIFLINKLSKLKKWSREAKNPFNPNLAKESYVISRYIDNPLLIGGKKFDLRLYVLITSFRPLKAYLFKLGFCRFCTVKYDTSIQELDNMYVHLTNVSVQKHGEEYNSKHGGKLSVHNLRLYLESTRGKAVTEKLFANITWCIVHSLKAVAPVMANDRHCFECYGYDIIIDNDLKPWLIEVNASPSLTSTTVNDRILKYKLIDNIISIVVPPEGVPDVRWNKCPPPEALGNFELLLDEELVAQEEKEYSSGKYRSSSSKWK, from the exons ATGTCTCCGAGGTTCGATGTGATTTTTCACGCGTTTACTTGTTTAAggaattttggaaaaaatcATTCAAATACTTTAAG aAAAGTTCTAAACATTTACAGAGTATCGGCAAGTGGAACGGACAAAACGAAAGTGACGTTTTGCACGGACGTGGATAAATctgtaatagtacataatttCGAGAAGAGGGGATGGGTTCAAGTCGGTCCGGAGGATGACTGGAATTTTTATTG ggCAGCCACGCAATCGTGCAGGAATATATTCAGTGTAGAAACAGGATATAGGATGGACGACAAACA AATAATTAATCATTTCCCGAATCATTACGAATTAACTCGAAAAGACTTGTtggtgaaaaatataaaacgttacCGAAAAGAATTGGAGCGCGAGGGAAATCCTTTAGCGGAAAGAGGAGATGGCCCGGGAAAATACCTTTATCTCGATTTCATACCTATCACGTTTGTTTTACCGGCAG actACAATATGTTCGTGGAGGAATACCGAAAATCACCACAAAGCACGTGGATTATGAAACCGTGCGGCAAATCACAAGGCGCTGGAATATTTCTAATCAATAAATTAAGTAAACTGAAGAAGTGGTCTCGAGAAGCAAAAAACCCATTCAATCCAAATTTAGCGAAAGAATCGTATGTAATATCCAG GTACATTGACAATCCGCTTCTAATAGGAGGAAAAAAGTTTGATCTGAGGCTATACGTTCTTATTACGTCTTTTCGACCATTAAAAGCGTATCTCTTCAAACTAGGATTTTGCCGATTTTGTACAGTCAAGTACGACACTAGTATTCAAGAATTAGACAATATGTATGTTCATCTCACGAACGTGTCTGTGCAAAAGCATGGT GAAGAATATAATAGCAAGCATGGTGGTAAATTAAGCGTGCACAATTTGAGATTATACTTGGAAAGCACGCGTGGGAAAGCGGTCACGGAAAAGTTATTCGCAAACATCACTTGGTGCATCGTGCATTCTTTGAAAGCTGTCGCTCCAGTTATGGCAAACGATCGACACTGCTTCGAGTGCTACGGCTACGACATCATCATCGATAATGATCTTAAACCGTGGCTTATCGAG GTGAACGCATCTCCGTCGTTGACATCTACCACGGTAAACGACCGAatcttaaaatacaaattaatcgACAACATAATTTCGATCGTCGTACCACCCGAGGGTGTCCCAGA CGTAAGATGGAACAAATGTCCACCACCGGAAGCATTGGGGAATTTCGAACTCCTCCTGGACGAAGAACTCGTCGCTCAAGAGGAGAAAGAATATTCGTCTGGGAAATATCGAAGTTCCTCCAgcaaatggaaataa
- the Ttll1b gene encoding tubulin tyrosine ligase-like 1B isoform X3, producing MSPRFDVIFHAFTCLRNFGKNHSNTLRVSASGTDKTKVTFCTDVDKSVIVHNFEKRGWVQVGPEDDWNFYWAATQSCRNIFSVETGYRMDDKQIINHFPNHYELTRKDLLVKNIKRYRKELEREGNPLAERGDGPGKYLYLDFIPITFVLPADYNMFVEEYRKSPQSTWIMKPCGKSQGAGIFLINKLSKLKKWSREAKNPFNPNLAKESYVISRYIDNPLLIGGKKFDLRLYVLITSFRPLKAYLFKLGFCRFCTVKYDTSIQELDNMYVHLTNVSVQKHGEEYNSKHGGKLSVHNLRLYLESTRGKAVTEKLFANITWCIVHSLKAVAPVMANDRHCFECYGYDIIIDNDLKPWLIEVNASPSLTSTTVNDRILKYKLIDNIISIVVPPEGVPDVRWNKCPPPEALGNFELLLDEELVAQEEKEYSSGKYRSSSSKWK from the exons ATGTCTCCGAGGTTCGATGTGATTTTTCACGCGTTTACTTGTTTAAggaattttggaaaaaatcATTCAAATACTTTAAG AGTATCGGCAAGTGGAACGGACAAAACGAAAGTGACGTTTTGCACGGACGTGGATAAATctgtaatagtacataatttCGAGAAGAGGGGATGGGTTCAAGTCGGTCCGGAGGATGACTGGAATTTTTATTG ggCAGCCACGCAATCGTGCAGGAATATATTCAGTGTAGAAACAGGATATAGGATGGACGACAAACA AATAATTAATCATTTCCCGAATCATTACGAATTAACTCGAAAAGACTTGTtggtgaaaaatataaaacgttacCGAAAAGAATTGGAGCGCGAGGGAAATCCTTTAGCGGAAAGAGGAGATGGCCCGGGAAAATACCTTTATCTCGATTTCATACCTATCACGTTTGTTTTACCGGCAG actACAATATGTTCGTGGAGGAATACCGAAAATCACCACAAAGCACGTGGATTATGAAACCGTGCGGCAAATCACAAGGCGCTGGAATATTTCTAATCAATAAATTAAGTAAACTGAAGAAGTGGTCTCGAGAAGCAAAAAACCCATTCAATCCAAATTTAGCGAAAGAATCGTATGTAATATCCAG GTACATTGACAATCCGCTTCTAATAGGAGGAAAAAAGTTTGATCTGAGGCTATACGTTCTTATTACGTCTTTTCGACCATTAAAAGCGTATCTCTTCAAACTAGGATTTTGCCGATTTTGTACAGTCAAGTACGACACTAGTATTCAAGAATTAGACAATATGTATGTTCATCTCACGAACGTGTCTGTGCAAAAGCATGGT GAAGAATATAATAGCAAGCATGGTGGTAAATTAAGCGTGCACAATTTGAGATTATACTTGGAAAGCACGCGTGGGAAAGCGGTCACGGAAAAGTTATTCGCAAACATCACTTGGTGCATCGTGCATTCTTTGAAAGCTGTCGCTCCAGTTATGGCAAACGATCGACACTGCTTCGAGTGCTACGGCTACGACATCATCATCGATAATGATCTTAAACCGTGGCTTATCGAG GTGAACGCATCTCCGTCGTTGACATCTACCACGGTAAACGACCGAatcttaaaatacaaattaatcgACAACATAATTTCGATCGTCGTACCACCCGAGGGTGTCCCAGA CGTAAGATGGAACAAATGTCCACCACCGGAAGCATTGGGGAATTTCGAACTCCTCCTGGACGAAGAACTCGTCGCTCAAGAGGAGAAAGAATATTCGTCTGGGAAATATCGAAGTTCCTCCAgcaaatggaaataa
- the Ttll1b gene encoding tubulin tyrosine ligase-like 1B isoform X2: protein MASGTIAENKRVTNLSVSNNHGRKVLNIYRVSASGTDKTKVTFCTDVDKSVIVHNFEKRGWVQVGPEDDWNFYWAATQSCRNIFSVETGYRMDDKQIINHFPNHYELTRKDLLVKNIKRYRKELEREGNPLAERGDGPGKYLYLDFIPITFVLPADYNMFVEEYRKSPQSTWIMKPCGKSQGAGIFLINKLSKLKKWSREAKNPFNPNLAKESYVISRYIDNPLLIGGKKFDLRLYVLITSFRPLKAYLFKLGFCRFCTVKYDTSIQELDNMYVHLTNVSVQKHGEEYNSKHGGKLSVHNLRLYLESTRGKAVTEKLFANITWCIVHSLKAVAPVMANDRHCFECYGYDIIIDNDLKPWLIEVNASPSLTSTTVNDRILKYKLIDNIISIVVPPEGVPDVRWNKCPPPEALGNFELLLDEELVAQEEKEYSSGKYRSSSSKWK, encoded by the exons ATGGCGTCCGGTACAATAGCTGAAAATAAACGTGTCACAAATTTAAGCGTATCTAACAATCACGGCAG aAAAGTTCTAAACATTTACAGAGTATCGGCAAGTGGAACGGACAAAACGAAAGTGACGTTTTGCACGGACGTGGATAAATctgtaatagtacataatttCGAGAAGAGGGGATGGGTTCAAGTCGGTCCGGAGGATGACTGGAATTTTTATTG ggCAGCCACGCAATCGTGCAGGAATATATTCAGTGTAGAAACAGGATATAGGATGGACGACAAACA AATAATTAATCATTTCCCGAATCATTACGAATTAACTCGAAAAGACTTGTtggtgaaaaatataaaacgttacCGAAAAGAATTGGAGCGCGAGGGAAATCCTTTAGCGGAAAGAGGAGATGGCCCGGGAAAATACCTTTATCTCGATTTCATACCTATCACGTTTGTTTTACCGGCAG actACAATATGTTCGTGGAGGAATACCGAAAATCACCACAAAGCACGTGGATTATGAAACCGTGCGGCAAATCACAAGGCGCTGGAATATTTCTAATCAATAAATTAAGTAAACTGAAGAAGTGGTCTCGAGAAGCAAAAAACCCATTCAATCCAAATTTAGCGAAAGAATCGTATGTAATATCCAG GTACATTGACAATCCGCTTCTAATAGGAGGAAAAAAGTTTGATCTGAGGCTATACGTTCTTATTACGTCTTTTCGACCATTAAAAGCGTATCTCTTCAAACTAGGATTTTGCCGATTTTGTACAGTCAAGTACGACACTAGTATTCAAGAATTAGACAATATGTATGTTCATCTCACGAACGTGTCTGTGCAAAAGCATGGT GAAGAATATAATAGCAAGCATGGTGGTAAATTAAGCGTGCACAATTTGAGATTATACTTGGAAAGCACGCGTGGGAAAGCGGTCACGGAAAAGTTATTCGCAAACATCACTTGGTGCATCGTGCATTCTTTGAAAGCTGTCGCTCCAGTTATGGCAAACGATCGACACTGCTTCGAGTGCTACGGCTACGACATCATCATCGATAATGATCTTAAACCGTGGCTTATCGAG GTGAACGCATCTCCGTCGTTGACATCTACCACGGTAAACGACCGAatcttaaaatacaaattaatcgACAACATAATTTCGATCGTCGTACCACCCGAGGGTGTCCCAGA CGTAAGATGGAACAAATGTCCACCACCGGAAGCATTGGGGAATTTCGAACTCCTCCTGGACGAAGAACTCGTCGCTCAAGAGGAGAAAGAATATTCGTCTGGGAAATATCGAAGTTCCTCCAgcaaatggaaataa